In Janibacter cremeus, a genomic segment contains:
- a CDS encoding AMP-binding protein, with amino-acid sequence MSVNHFLDRAASVYGERTAVVDEPDQPAAPLTDVTYARMRQLARAQAAHLDSLGIEVGDRVAVVSHNSARLLTSFFGVSGSGRVLVPINFRLAPEEVKFIVEHSGARVLYIDPELTSLIDEVQAEHTFVLGDDEHLFGTQDEIAAAQPRPWEPDENAIATINYTSGTTARPKGVQITHRNIWVNAVTFGLHAGIGDRDVYLHTLPMFHANGWGMPFAMTGVGAQHIVIRKIDGAEILRRVRDHGITVMCAAPAVVNAVLTAAQDWEGEIPGRGRVRIIVAGAPPPTQTIARVETELGWEFQQIYGLTETSPLLTVNTTRAEWDDLSPDDRAGKLVRAGMPALGVEMAVSESGEVLARSNVIMQGYWNLPEETERTFEGGWFHTGDGGYIEDDGYVTISDRRKDVIITGGENVASVEVEDVLFSHPDVTEVAVIGVPDEKWGETIKALVVVAEGATATEADLIAWCKARVAGYKSPTSVEFRDELARTATGKLQKFKLRAPYWQDRDRQVN; translated from the coding sequence ATGTCCGTCAACCACTTCCTCGACCGCGCCGCCAGCGTCTACGGCGAGCGCACCGCCGTCGTCGACGAGCCGGACCAGCCGGCCGCACCGCTGACGGACGTGACCTATGCCCGGATGCGACAGCTGGCCCGGGCGCAGGCTGCCCACCTGGACTCCCTGGGGATCGAGGTCGGCGACCGGGTCGCCGTCGTCTCGCACAACTCCGCCCGCCTCCTGACGAGCTTCTTCGGTGTCTCCGGCTCCGGGCGGGTGTTGGTGCCGATCAACTTCCGCCTCGCCCCCGAGGAGGTGAAGTTCATCGTCGAGCACTCCGGCGCCCGCGTGCTGTACATCGACCCCGAGCTGACCTCCCTCATCGACGAGGTCCAGGCCGAGCACACCTTCGTCCTCGGCGATGACGAGCACCTCTTCGGGACGCAGGACGAGATCGCCGCCGCGCAGCCGCGCCCCTGGGAACCGGACGAGAACGCGATCGCGACGATCAACTACACCTCCGGCACGACGGCCCGCCCCAAGGGCGTGCAGATCACCCACCGCAACATCTGGGTCAACGCGGTCACCTTCGGCCTGCACGCCGGCATCGGCGACCGGGACGTCTACCTGCACACGCTGCCGATGTTCCATGCCAACGGCTGGGGCATGCCCTTCGCCATGACGGGTGTCGGCGCCCAGCACATCGTCATCCGCAAGATCGACGGGGCGGAGATCCTGCGACGGGTCCGGGATCACGGCATCACCGTCATGTGTGCCGCGCCGGCCGTGGTCAACGCCGTCCTGACCGCAGCGCAGGACTGGGAGGGCGAGATCCCAGGCCGGGGCCGCGTGCGGATCATCGTCGCCGGTGCCCCGCCGCCCACGCAGACCATCGCCCGTGTCGAGACCGAGCTCGGCTGGGAGTTCCAGCAGATCTACGGCCTGACCGAGACCTCTCCCCTGCTGACGGTCAACACCACCCGCGCGGAGTGGGACGACCTGTCTCCGGATGACCGCGCCGGCAAGCTCGTGCGGGCAGGTATGCCTGCCCTCGGCGTCGAGATGGCGGTCTCCGAGTCCGGCGAGGTCCTGGCCAGGAGCAACGTCATCATGCAGGGCTACTGGAATCTGCCCGAGGAGACCGAGCGCACCTTCGAGGGCGGCTGGTTCCACACCGGTGACGGTGGCTACATCGAGGACGACGGGTACGTCACGATCAGCGACCGCAGGAAGGACGTCATCATCACCGGCGGCGAGAACGTCGCCTCCGTCGAGGTCGAGGACGTCCTGTTCTCGCACCCGGACGTCACCGAGGTCGCCGTGATCGGCGTCCCGGACGAGAAGTGGGGCGAGACGATCAAGGCCCTCGTCGTCGTCGCGGAGGGGGCCACGGCCACCGAGGCCGATCTCATCGCGTGGTGCAAGGCGCGCGTCGCCGGCTACAAGTCGCCGACCTCCGTCGAGTTCCGCGACGAGCTCGCCCGCACGGCGACCGGCAAGTTGCAGAAGTTCAAGTTGCGCGCCCCCTACTGGCAGGACCGCGACCGCCAGGTCAACTGA
- a CDS encoding helix-turn-helix domain-containing protein: MPPEDHRVRCHLDELLEAKGMTVTELSRRIGITHANLSALKNNRGRAIRFSTLTALCDALDCAPGDLFSVRR, encoded by the coding sequence ATGCCCCCCGAGGACCACCGGGTGCGCTGCCACCTCGACGAGCTGCTCGAGGCGAAGGGCATGACCGTCACCGAGCTCAGCCGTCGGATCGGCATCACCCACGCCAACCTCTCGGCGCTGAAGAACAACCGTGGTCGCGCGATCCGGTTCTCGACCCTGACCGCCCTGTGCGACGCGCTCGACTGCGCTCCCGGCGACCTGTTCTCGGTGCGCCGCTGA
- a CDS encoding RluA family pseudouridine synthase, with protein MSDIRNVLVPEGLEGERVDAAVARLFGLSRTRAAELATEGKVEIDGAGVAKSTRVTTGAHIEIVLPSLAPGPTLEVVAEPVPGMRIIHDDDDIVVVDKPVGVAAHPSVGWTGPTVLGGLKAAGYRITTSGASERQGIVSRLDVGTSGLMVVCKSEYGYSVLKRAFKQRTVDKTYHALVQGLPDPHVGTIDAPIGRHPSGEYKFAVMDSGKHAITHYELIEAFRHASLLDVTLETGRTHQIRVHMAALRHPCVGDPVYGADPSLARKLGLERQWLHAMGLGFIHPGSGEYVRFESTYPQDLQQALDRLAELS; from the coding sequence ATGAGTGACATCCGCAACGTCCTCGTTCCCGAGGGGCTCGAGGGGGAGCGCGTCGACGCCGCAGTGGCGCGACTGTTCGGCCTCTCCCGCACCCGGGCCGCCGAGCTCGCCACTGAGGGCAAGGTCGAGATCGACGGCGCCGGGGTGGCCAAGTCCACCCGTGTGACCACCGGCGCCCACATCGAGATCGTGCTGCCGTCGCTGGCCCCCGGCCCCACGCTGGAGGTCGTCGCGGAGCCGGTGCCGGGGATGCGGATCATCCACGACGACGACGACATCGTCGTCGTCGACAAGCCCGTGGGTGTCGCCGCGCACCCGAGCGTCGGCTGGACCGGGCCGACCGTCCTCGGCGGGCTCAAGGCCGCCGGCTACCGGATCACCACCAGCGGCGCGAGTGAGCGGCAGGGGATCGTCTCCCGGCTCGACGTCGGCACGAGCGGCCTGATGGTGGTGTGCAAGAGCGAGTACGGCTACTCCGTGCTCAAGCGCGCCTTCAAGCAGCGCACGGTCGACAAGACCTACCACGCGCTCGTCCAGGGGCTGCCCGACCCACACGTCGGCACCATCGACGCGCCGATCGGCCGGCACCCGAGCGGCGAGTACAAGTTCGCCGTCATGGACTCCGGCAAGCACGCGATCACCCACTACGAGCTGATCGAGGCATTCCGGCACGCGTCCCTGCTGGACGTCACGCTCGAAACCGGACGCACCCACCAGATCAGGGTGCACATGGCCGCCCTTCGCCATCCGTGCGTCGGGGACCCGGTGTACGGCGCGGACCCGAGCCTGGCCAGGAAACTCGGTCTGGAGCGGCAGTGGCTGCACGCGATGGGGCTGGGGTTCATCCACCCCGGCTCGGGCGAGTACGTGCGCTTCGAGAGCACCTACCCGCAGGACCTGCAGCAGGCGCTGGACCGCCTCGCCGAGCTGTCCTGA
- the lspA gene encoding signal peptidase II, with amino-acid sequence MQEHTGAPLSATQPPGDGDVTRTRPRARVLAWYVIAAVVVLVVDQASKVWALTALEGEPGVSLVGDLLGLRLIRNSGAAFSIGDSMTWVMTLVAIVVTLAILAVAPRIGSARWGLALGLLLGGSLGNLFDRFFREPGPLEGHVVDFIDYGGLFVGNVADIAIVGGALLLLWLVFTNTGMDGSHPQHAADRRHAKEDTDE; translated from the coding sequence ATGCAAGAGCACACAGGAGCGCCGCTGAGCGCCACACAGCCACCCGGGGACGGCGACGTCACCCGGACGAGACCCCGTGCGCGGGTCCTGGCCTGGTACGTCATCGCCGCGGTCGTCGTCCTGGTCGTCGACCAGGCGAGCAAGGTGTGGGCGCTCACCGCACTCGAGGGGGAGCCGGGCGTCAGCCTGGTCGGTGACCTGCTCGGCCTGCGGCTGATCCGCAACTCGGGTGCTGCGTTCTCCATCGGCGACTCGATGACGTGGGTGATGACCCTCGTCGCGATCGTCGTGACCCTGGCAATCCTCGCCGTCGCTCCGCGGATCGGCTCCGCACGATGGGGCCTGGCCCTCGGGCTGCTGCTCGGCGGATCGTTGGGCAACCTCTTCGATCGCTTCTTCCGCGAGCCGGGTCCGCTGGAGGGCCACGTCGTCGACTTCATCGACTACGGCGGCCTCTTCGTCGGGAACGTCGCCGACATCGCCATCGTCGGTGGAGCGCTCCTGCTGCTGTGGCTCGTCTTCACCAACACCGGCATGGACGGATCGCACCCGCAGCACGCGGCCGATCGGCGCCACGCCAAGGAGGACACCGATGAGTGA
- a CDS encoding TraR/DksA family transcriptional regulator, translated as MAAKKSTARTAATKKTTPAKGAAGTTANGTTKADKKAATKSTSTAAKKPAKKTAATRKSTAKKATATRVTRAERLVVREDESPWTPAELKEVRVELEGEIARLRADLQSSENELSVFLREPIDGAGDDQADAGAKSFEREHELSLLAGARTGLEQNLHALERLEDGTYGICESCGNPIGKLRLQAYPRATLCMTCKSTQERR; from the coding sequence ATGGCGGCGAAGAAGTCGACGGCCCGCACTGCGGCCACCAAGAAGACCACGCCTGCCAAGGGCGCGGCCGGCACCACGGCGAACGGGACGACGAAGGCGGACAAGAAGGCCGCCACGAAGTCCACCTCGACCGCGGCGAAGAAGCCTGCGAAGAAGACTGCGGCGACCAGGAAGAGCACCGCGAAGAAGGCGACGGCCACTAGGGTGACCCGGGCCGAGCGCCTCGTCGTCCGTGAGGACGAGTCGCCGTGGACCCCGGCCGAGCTGAAGGAGGTCCGCGTGGAGCTCGAGGGCGAGATCGCCCGGCTGCGTGCGGATCTGCAGTCCTCGGAGAACGAGTTGAGCGTCTTCCTCAGGGAGCCGATCGACGGGGCCGGCGACGACCAGGCCGATGCCGGGGCGAAGTCCTTCGAGCGTGAGCACGAGCTGAGCCTCCTGGCGGGGGCCAGGACCGGGCTGGAGCAGAACCTCCACGCGCTCGAGCGGCTCGAGGACGGCACCTACGGGATCTGCGAGTCCTGCGGCAACCCGATCGGCAAGCTTCGACTCCAGGCCTATCCGCGTGCGACCCTGTGTATGACATGCAAGAGCACACAGGAGCGCCGCTGA
- a CDS encoding DivIVA domain-containing protein, giving the protein MALTPEDVLNKTFTQTQFRRGYDEREVDDFLDEVVAEMRRMVKDSEDLRSRAGDGGTAPAAPAAAAAATAGAGKPDEAATRDLRSRLEKESAARADAEKRAGELERRVTELESGATSRDGKQDGDSAKVSSAQASADERVATVNARADEAEKKAQERIAAANAAAEKAEADAKAGADAAAAEPAAESSDAGAGQMAAAAGGGAGASGLIALAQKLHDEHVAEGQTQRDKMVAEAERQHQELVTKGQSKHDELSTSGQSKHDEFVKSGQTKRDQLVGEGTSQRDKLVSDAQTKSASLVSEAEAKRKKILDDLNAQKATLETRISELTTYERDYRSKLKDFISGQLKDLESAPALAPQEGAKH; this is encoded by the coding sequence ATGGCGCTCACGCCCGAGGACGTCCTCAACAAGACCTTCACCCAGACCCAGTTCCGTCGTGGGTACGACGAGCGCGAGGTCGACGACTTCCTCGACGAGGTCGTCGCCGAGATGCGGCGCATGGTCAAGGACTCGGAGGACCTGCGTTCCCGAGCCGGCGACGGTGGCACCGCTCCTGCCGCTCCTGCCGCAGCTGCAGCCGCGACTGCTGGCGCAGGCAAGCCCGACGAGGCCGCGACCCGCGACCTGCGCAGCCGCCTGGAGAAGGAGAGCGCCGCGCGCGCCGACGCGGAGAAGCGCGCCGGCGAGCTGGAGCGCCGCGTGACCGAGCTCGAGTCGGGCGCCACGTCGCGTGACGGGAAGCAGGACGGCGACTCCGCGAAGGTCTCCTCCGCCCAGGCCAGCGCCGACGAGCGAGTCGCCACGGTCAACGCCCGCGCCGACGAGGCCGAGAAGAAGGCCCAGGAGCGTATTGCGGCCGCCAACGCCGCTGCCGAGAAGGCCGAGGCCGACGCCAAGGCCGGTGCGGACGCAGCGGCTGCCGAGCCGGCCGCCGAGTCCTCCGACGCCGGTGCCGGCCAGATGGCCGCCGCCGCCGGCGGTGGCGCCGGGGCCTCCGGCCTGATCGCCCTGGCCCAGAAGCTGCACGACGAGCACGTCGCCGAGGGCCAGACCCAGCGCGACAAGATGGTCGCCGAGGCCGAGCGCCAGCACCAGGAGCTCGTCACCAAGGGTCAGAGCAAGCACGACGAGCTCTCGACCTCGGGCCAGAGCAAGCACGACGAGTTCGTCAAGTCCGGTCAGACCAAGCGTGACCAGCTCGTCGGCGAGGGCACGAGCCAGCGCGACAAGCTCGTCTCCGACGCGCAGACCAAGTCCGCGTCGCTCGTCAGCGAGGCCGAGGCGAAGCGCAAGAAGATCCTCGACGACCTCAACGCGCAGAAGGCCACCCTGGAGACCCGCATCTCCGAGCTGACCACCTATGAGCGCGACTACCGCAGCAAGCTCAAGGACTTCATCTCCGGTCAGCTGAAGGACCTCGAGTCTGCTCCCGCGCTCGCCCCCCAGGAGGGCGCGAAGCACTGA
- a CDS encoding YggT family protein codes for MLIVREVLDLLLGIYLYILIGRLIFEWIQVFARQWRPRGVVLVIAEAIYTATDPPLKAIRKVVPPLRLGGVAIDLAFLILIVVVSILRAIV; via the coding sequence ATGTTGATCGTCCGAGAAGTGCTCGACCTCCTGCTCGGCATCTACCTGTACATCCTCATCGGACGACTCATCTTCGAGTGGATCCAGGTCTTCGCGCGCCAGTGGCGACCCCGGGGTGTGGTCCTCGTCATCGCCGAGGCGATCTACACGGCCACCGATCCGCCGCTGAAGGCAATCCGCAAGGTGGTTCCGCCCTTGCGACTGGGCGGCGTGGCGATCGACCTCGCATTCCTCATCCTCATCGTCGTGGTCTCGATCCTGCGCGCGATCGTCTAG
- a CDS encoding cell division protein SepF, with product MTALRSAMVYLGLAEDDKRYDDYDEYVDEYDVPGHEMAPGEPSAEVTPIRRVQAAPAVRDVEVTQMNRITTIHPSTYNDARAIGESFRSNTPVIMNLTDMDDSDAKRLVDFAAGLVFGLHGSIERVTNKVFLLSPEHIEVDAEGGDTPQARGLFNQS from the coding sequence ATGACGGCACTGCGGAGCGCGATGGTCTACCTCGGCCTCGCCGAGGACGACAAGCGTTACGACGACTACGACGAGTACGTCGACGAGTACGACGTGCCCGGTCACGAGATGGCCCCGGGGGAGCCCTCTGCCGAGGTCACCCCGATCCGTCGGGTCCAGGCCGCGCCCGCCGTCCGCGACGTGGAGGTCACCCAGATGAACCGCATCACCACGATCCACCCGAGCACGTACAACGATGCCCGGGCCATCGGGGAGAGCTTCCGCAGCAACACCCCGGTGATCATGAACCTCACGGACATGGACGACTCCGACGCCAAGCGTCTCGTCGACTTCGCCGCCGGTCTCGTCTTCGGTCTGCACGGCTCGATCGAGCGCGTGACCAACAAGGTCTTCCTGCTCTCCCCGGAGCACATCGAGGTCGACGCCGAGGGTGGCGACACCCCGCAGGCCCGAGGGCTGTTCAACCAGTCCTGA
- a CDS encoding YggS family pyridoxal phosphate-dependent enzyme — translation MSARRDELAAGLAAVEERIERACRDAGRPREDVHLIVVTKFFPRSDLDLLADLGVTDIGENREQEASAKLADGGTPRGVRAHFIGQLQSKKAGAVSRWADVVHSVDRSKIVGALARGAHTAGRELTALIQVDLDPDPAGRRGGAQPADVPALAEEIVGSDSLRLGGLMAVAPLGGDPDEAFARLSALAQRLREDHPRADRISAGMSGDLEAAVRHGATHLRVGTAILGVRPSQR, via the coding sequence GTGAGCGCCCGTCGGGACGAGCTCGCCGCGGGGCTGGCCGCCGTCGAGGAACGGATCGAGCGGGCCTGCCGGGATGCCGGACGCCCGCGCGAGGACGTGCACCTGATCGTGGTGACGAAGTTCTTCCCGCGCAGCGACCTCGACCTGCTCGCCGACCTCGGGGTCACCGACATCGGTGAGAACCGCGAGCAGGAGGCGAGCGCGAAGCTCGCCGACGGTGGCACGCCACGCGGGGTGCGCGCCCACTTCATCGGTCAGCTGCAGTCCAAGAAGGCCGGTGCCGTCAGCCGCTGGGCCGATGTCGTCCACTCCGTCGACCGGAGCAAGATCGTCGGGGCACTCGCCCGGGGTGCGCACACCGCCGGTCGCGAGCTGACCGCCCTCATCCAGGTCGATCTCGACCCGGACCCCGCGGGGCGTCGCGGGGGAGCGCAACCGGCCGACGTGCCTGCTCTCGCCGAGGAGATCGTGGGGAGTGACTCCCTTCGCCTCGGGGGGCTCATGGCCGTCGCGCCCCTCGGAGGCGACCCGGACGAGGCCTTCGCCCGGCTGTCGGCTCTCGCGCAGCGACTGCGGGAGGACCACCCGCGGGCCGACCGGATCTCCGCGGGCATGAGCGGTGACCTGGAGGCGGCCGTGCGCCACGGTGCGACACACCTGCGTGTCGGGACGGCAATCCTCGGAGTTCGTCCGTCCCAGCGGTAA
- a CDS encoding polyphenol oxidase family protein, with product MFAWRSSAPGPVQAFTDRQGGASNAPFAGLNLGAHVGDAPEDVATNRARLEAEIGMPTVWADQVHGRDVIHVTDEVLRGPRTPTGAVGTADALVTDLAGLALGVLVADCTPVLLHDEGAGLVGVAHAGRHGMTKGVIPAVVTALRDLGARGLRATVGPSVCGRCYEVPAALRDEAAAVAAVSATLAWQGTPAIDVAAGVVDQLSGMDVPLTWVPGCAREDESLFSHRRDGTTGRFAGIVGRPA from the coding sequence GTGTTCGCCTGGCGATCGAGCGCACCGGGACCGGTGCAGGCGTTCACCGACCGGCAGGGAGGGGCGAGCAATGCCCCCTTCGCCGGCCTGAACCTCGGTGCCCACGTGGGTGACGCGCCCGAGGACGTGGCGACCAACCGTGCCCGCCTCGAGGCGGAGATCGGCATGCCGACGGTCTGGGCAGACCAGGTGCACGGCAGGGACGTCATCCACGTCACCGACGAGGTGCTGCGGGGGCCGCGCACGCCGACCGGCGCCGTCGGGACCGCCGACGCCCTCGTCACCGACCTGGCGGGGCTCGCCCTGGGCGTCCTCGTCGCCGACTGCACCCCGGTGCTGCTCCACGACGAGGGAGCCGGTCTCGTCGGGGTCGCCCACGCCGGACGTCACGGCATGACGAAGGGGGTCATCCCCGCCGTCGTCACCGCACTGCGCGACCTCGGGGCCCGTGGGCTGCGGGCCACGGTCGGTCCTTCGGTGTGCGGCCGCTGCTACGAGGTCCCCGCCGCCCTGCGCGACGAGGCCGCAGCCGTCGCAGCGGTGTCCGCCACGCTCGCGTGGCAGGGCACCCCGGCCATCGACGTCGCCGCCGGCGTCGTCGACCAGCTGAGCGGGATGGACGTCCCCCTGACGTGGGTCCCCGGCTGCGCCCGCGAGGACGAGTCCCTCTTCTCCCACCGCCGCGACGGCACGACCGGACGCTTCGCCGGGATCGTCGGCAGGCCGGCGTGA
- the ftsZ gene encoding cell division protein FtsZ — protein MASAQNYLAVIKVVGIGGGGVNAINRMIEVGLKGVEFIAINTDAQALLMSDADVKLDVGRDLTRGLGAGADPEVGKKAAEDHAEEIEEVIKGADMVFVTAGEGGGTGTGGAPVVAKIAKSLGALTVGVVTRPFTFEGRRRANQAESGIGSLRDEVDTLIVIPNDRLLSISDRAVSMLDAFRSADQVLLSGVQGITDLITTPGLINLDFADVKSVMQGAGSALMGIGSARGEDRSVQAAELAISSPLLEASIDGAHGVLLSVQGGSDLGLFEINEAARLVQEAAHPEANVIFGTVIDDALGDEVRVTVIAAGFDGGAPTPRQDDRALGQVQSGGRNQPTAQPQQGQPAQQGGQPQQAPVQAQPTQQAPAQGQPQQGQPAQQGGQPQQAPAQAQPTQQTPAQGQPQQGQPAQQGGQPQQGQPAQPQQPPAAPPRQVTFDDGDDLDVPDFLK, from the coding sequence GTGGCATCAGCCCAGAACTATCTGGCCGTTATCAAGGTCGTCGGCATCGGCGGCGGTGGCGTCAACGCCATCAACCGGATGATCGAGGTCGGGCTCAAGGGCGTTGAGTTCATCGCGATCAACACCGATGCCCAGGCGCTCCTGATGTCCGACGCGGACGTGAAGCTCGATGTCGGTCGCGACCTCACGCGTGGCCTCGGTGCCGGCGCGGACCCCGAGGTCGGCAAGAAGGCCGCCGAGGACCACGCCGAGGAGATCGAGGAGGTCATCAAGGGGGCCGACATGGTCTTCGTGACCGCCGGCGAGGGAGGCGGCACGGGCACGGGCGGTGCGCCCGTCGTCGCCAAGATCGCCAAGAGCCTCGGTGCCCTGACCGTCGGTGTCGTCACGCGGCCCTTCACGTTCGAGGGGCGTCGCCGCGCCAACCAGGCCGAGTCCGGGATCGGTTCGCTGCGCGACGAGGTGGACACCCTCATCGTCATCCCCAACGACCGCCTGCTCTCGATCAGCGACCGCGCCGTGAGCATGCTCGACGCCTTCCGCTCGGCCGACCAGGTGCTCCTCTCCGGTGTCCAGGGCATCACGGACCTGATCACCACCCCGGGTCTGATCAACCTCGACTTCGCCGACGTCAAGTCGGTCATGCAGGGGGCCGGATCCGCTCTCATGGGCATCGGCTCCGCACGGGGTGAGGACCGGTCCGTCCAGGCCGCCGAGCTGGCGATCTCCTCGCCGCTGCTCGAGGCGAGCATCGACGGTGCCCACGGTGTCCTCCTGTCGGTCCAGGGTGGGAGCGACCTTGGCCTCTTCGAGATCAACGAGGCCGCCCGCCTCGTCCAGGAGGCCGCGCACCCCGAGGCCAACGTCATCTTCGGCACGGTCATCGACGACGCCCTCGGCGACGAGGTGCGTGTGACCGTCATCGCCGCCGGCTTCGACGGTGGCGCCCCGACGCCGCGCCAGGACGACCGGGCCCTGGGCCAGGTCCAGTCCGGTGGGCGCAACCAGCCGACCGCCCAGCCGCAGCAGGGCCAGCCCGCCCAGCAGGGTGGTCAGCCCCAGCAGGCGCCGGTGCAGGCGCAGCCGACCCAGCAGGCACCTGCCCAGGGTCAGCCGCAGCAGGGCCAGCCCGCCCAGCAGGGTGGCCAGCCCCAGCAGGCGCCGGCGCAGGCGCAGCCGACCCAGCAGACGCCTGCCCAGGGCCAGCCGCAGCAGGGCCAGCCCGCCCAGCAGGGTGGCCAGCCCCAGCAGGGCCAGCCCGCCCAGCCGCAACAGCCTCCGGCCGCGCCGCCGCGCCAGGTGACCTTCGACGACGGTGACGACCTGGACGTGCCGGATTTCCTGAAGTGA
- a CDS encoding cell division protein FtsQ/DivIB, whose product MAQRSMSRPPARQPRSGTREATERRFVERAARARGLRLRRWLVALLVVAVLVGLGWLLGFSSVLDVRTVEVTGAQKSDAPAIEQIAQQEQGRPLARVDAGEMSARIIDEVPGVKEVDVDRGWPHTLNVKVTSRVPVLAVRQDEGFRLLDGHGVVIRTVASAPKDVPTVTAQGNTEVSGHGVKAARGMLRALPEDMRDRVRDVTVDGADQVSFRLGSTTIVWGDAESPEVKVRVIPILLEKKPEIIDVSAPGSPVTRG is encoded by the coding sequence ATGGCACAGCGGTCGATGAGCCGGCCCCCAGCACGCCAACCACGCAGCGGGACGAGGGAGGCGACGGAGCGTCGCTTCGTCGAGCGCGCTGCCCGGGCCCGCGGTCTGCGGCTGCGCCGATGGCTCGTTGCCCTGCTCGTCGTCGCCGTCCTGGTCGGGCTCGGTTGGCTCCTGGGTTTCTCCTCCGTGCTCGACGTGCGCACGGTCGAGGTCACCGGGGCGCAGAAGTCCGACGCGCCGGCGATCGAGCAGATCGCCCAGCAGGAGCAGGGCAGGCCACTCGCCCGCGTGGACGCCGGCGAGATGTCGGCCCGGATCATCGACGAGGTGCCCGGCGTGAAGGAGGTGGACGTCGATCGCGGCTGGCCGCACACCCTCAACGTAAAGGTTACGTCGAGGGTTCCGGTACTGGCGGTCCGCCAGGACGAGGGCTTCAGGTTGCTCGACGGCCACGGGGTCGTCATCCGCACCGTCGCCTCGGCGCCGAAGGATGTCCCGACGGTCACGGCGCAGGGCAACACGGAGGTCTCGGGCCACGGCGTGAAGGCCGCCCGGGGAATGCTCCGGGCACTGCCCGAGGACATGCGCGATCGGGTGCGTGACGTCACCGTCGACGGGGCGGACCAGGTCAGCTTCCGCCTCGGCAGCACGACCATCGTCTGGGGTGACGCCGAGAGTCCGGAGGTCAAGGTGAGGGTCATCCCCATCCTGCTGGAGAAGAAGCCCGAGATCATCGATGTGTCAGCCCCCGGGTCCCCCGTCACGAGGGGTTAG